One segment of Triticum aestivum cultivar Chinese Spring chromosome 2A, IWGSC CS RefSeq v2.1, whole genome shotgun sequence DNA contains the following:
- the LOC123190253 gene encoding uncharacterized protein isoform X1: MARLLARTLTLGRPAAPGSSLQPHRALSDKVELIEIDLSEESASSTSSGDSAEEPMGMGRLNDAIRGVLVRRAAPEWLPFVPGGSYWVPPMRRPLGVSDLVGTVVYNARAAVDAAEMARATIVKAAMTKEEAMCFTTQRGWPSEAYFVQGKVWHPVKKSRKNAKTDDEES, translated from the exons ATGGCTCGCCTCCTCGCGcgaaccctaaccctaggccgCCCGGCCGCCCCGGGGTCCTCCCTGCAGCCCCACCGCGCCCTCTCAgacaaggtggagctgatcgagaTCGACCTCTCCGAGGAGTCCGCCTCCTCCACCTCATCGGGCGACTCCGCGGAGGAGCCGATGGGGATGGGGCGCCTGAACGACGCCATCCGCGGCGTCCTGGTGCGGCGGGCCGCTCCGGAGTGGCTCCCCTTCGTGCCCGGGGGGTCGTACTGGGTACCGCCCATGCGGCGGCCGCTCGGGGTGTCCGATCTCGTCGGCACCGTCGTCTACAACGCGAGGGCCGCCGTCGACGCGGCGGAGATGGCGAGGGCCACCATAGTTAAGGCCGCGATGACCAAGGAGGAGGCCATGTGCTTCACCACGCAGCGGGGATGGCCGTCAGAGGCCTATTTCGTCCAAG GGAAAGTTTGGCATCCAGTGAAGAAGTCAAGGAAAAATGCTAAAACTGATGATGAGGAAAGCTAA
- the LOC123190253 gene encoding uncharacterized protein isoform X2 produces the protein MARLLARTLTLGRPAAPGSSLQPHRALSDKVELIEIDLSEESASSTSSGDSAEEPMGMGRLNDAIRGVLVRRAAPEWLPFVPGGSYWVPPMRRPLGVSDLVGTVVYNARAAVDAAEMARATIVKAAMTKEEAMCFTTQRGWPSEAYFVQDPQVDTGRLSSEK, from the exons ATGGCTCGCCTCCTCGCGcgaaccctaaccctaggccgCCCGGCCGCCCCGGGGTCCTCCCTGCAGCCCCACCGCGCCCTCTCAgacaaggtggagctgatcgagaTCGACCTCTCCGAGGAGTCCGCCTCCTCCACCTCATCGGGCGACTCCGCGGAGGAGCCGATGGGGATGGGGCGCCTGAACGACGCCATCCGCGGCGTCCTGGTGCGGCGGGCCGCTCCGGAGTGGCTCCCCTTCGTGCCCGGGGGGTCGTACTGGGTACCGCCCATGCGGCGGCCGCTCGGGGTGTCCGATCTCGTCGGCACCGTCGTCTACAACGCGAGGGCCGCCGTCGACGCGGCGGAGATGGCGAGGGCCACCATAGTTAAGGCCGCGATGACCAAGGAGGAGGCCATGTGCTTCACCACGCAGCGGGGATGGCCGTCAGAGGCCTATTTCGTCCAAG ATCCCCAGGTGGACACAGGAAGACTCAGCTCGGAGAAGTAA